A stretch of Arctopsyche grandis isolate Sample6627 chromosome 9, ASM5162203v2, whole genome shotgun sequence DNA encodes these proteins:
- the LOC143916956 gene encoding ATP synthase subunit beta, mitochondrial, with translation MLSGICRGVGGAVVGNAGASRRSMAAAAKGAAAVSGGRVVAVIGAVVDVQFDQELPPILNALEVAGRKPRLVLEVAQHLGENTVRTIAMDGTEGLVRGQPVSDTGFPIRIPVGAETLGRIINVIGEPIDERGPIPTDKTAAIHAEAPAFVEMSVQQEILVTGIKVVDLLAPYAKGGKIGLFGGAGVGKTVLIMELINNVAKAHGGYSVFAGVGERTREGNDLYHEMIESGVISLKDKTSKVALVYGQMNEPPGARARVALTGLTVAEYFRDQEGQDVLLFIDNIFRFTQAGSEVSALLGRIPSAVGYQPTLATDMGTMQERITTTKKGSITSVQAIYVPADDLTDPAPATTFAHLDATTVLSRAIAELGIYPAVDPLDSTSRIMDPNIIGAEHYNIARGVQKILQDYKSLQDIIAILGMDELSEEDKLTVARARKIQRFLSQPFQVAEVFTGHAGKLVPLAETIKGFSKILAGDYDHLPEVAFYMVGPIEEVVAKAETLAKST, from the coding sequence ATGCTGTCAGGCATCTGCAGGGGCGTAGGCGGGGCTGTGGTGGGCAATGCGGGTGCGAGTCGGCGCTCCATGGCGGCGGCGGCCAAGGGGGCGGCGGCCGTGAGCGGGGGGCGGGTGGTGGCGGTGATCGGAGCCGTGGTGGACGTGCAGTTCGACCAGGAGTTGCCGCCGATCCTGAACGCGCTGGAGGTGGCCGGCCGCAAGCCTAGGCTGGTGCTGGAGGTGGCGCAGCACCTCGGCGAGAACACCGTTCGCACGATCGCCATGGACGGCACGGAGGGGCTGGTGCGCGGCCAACCCGTCAGCGACACGGGCTTCCCCATCCGCATCCCCGTCGGCGCCGAAACGCTCGGCCGCATCATCAACGTCATCGGCGAACCCATCGACGAGCGCGGGCCCATCCCCACCGACAAGACGGCCGCCATCCACGCCGAGGCGCCCGCCTTCGTCGAGATGTCCGTCCAGCAGGAGATCCTCGTCACCGGCATCAAAGTCGTCGACCTGCTCGCGCCCTACGCCAAGGGCGGCAAGATCGGCCTCTTCGGCGGCGCCGGCGTCGGCAAGACCGTGCTCATCATGGAGCTCATCAACAACGTGGCCAAGGCCCACGGCGGCTACTCCGTCTTCGCCGGAGTGGGCGAGCGCACTCGCGAGGGCAACGATCTCTACCACGAGATGATCGAGTCCGGCGTCATCTCCCTCAAGGACAAGACCTCCAAGGTGGCCCTCGTCTACGGCCAGATGAACGAGCCCCCGGGCGCCCGCGCCCGAGTCGCCCTCACCGGACTCACCGTCGCCGAATACTTCCGAGATCAAGAGGGGCAGGACGTGTTGCTCTTCATCGACAACATTTTCAGGTTCACCCAGGCCGGTTCCGAAGTGTCCGCCTTGTTGGGTCGCATCCCCTCCGCCGTAGGCTACCAGCCGACTTTGGCCACCGACATGGGTACCATGCAGGAGAGAATCACCACCACCAAGAAGGGCTCCATCACCTCCGTACAAGCCATCTACGTGCCCGCTGACGATTTGACCGATCCCGCCCCGGCCACCACTTTCGCTCATTTGGACGCCACCACTGTCTTGTCCCGAGCCATCGCCGAGTTGGGAATCTACCCTGCCGTAGATCCTCTCGATTCCACCAGCCGTATCATGGATCCCAATATCATCGGCGCCGAGCACTACAACATTGCCAGAGGAGTGCAGAAGATCCTCCAGGACTACAAGTCCCTTCAAGACATCATCGCCATCCTCGGTATGGACGAGTTGTCAGAAGAAGACAAGCTGACGGTAGCCCGCGCCCGTAAAATCCAACGTTTCCTTTCCCAGCCTTTCCAGGTCGCCGAAGTTTTCACCGGACACGCCGGCAAACTCGTACCCCTCGCAGAGACCATCAAGGGCTTCTCGAAGATCCTCGCTGGCGACTACGATCATTTACCAGAAGTCGCTTTCTACATGGTCGGACCCATTGAAGAGGTCGTTGCCAAGGCAGAAACCCTGGCCAAGAGCACTTAA